One window of Athalia rosae chromosome 2, iyAthRosa1.1, whole genome shotgun sequence genomic DNA carries:
- the LOC105688417 gene encoding tubulin gamma-2 chain, translating into MPCEMITLQLGQCGNQIGFEFWKRLCAEHGINPEGILEDYATEGTDRKDVFFYQSDDEHYIPRAVLLDLEPRVIHTIMNSPYSKLYNPENIYLSKHGGGAGNNWASGYHQGEKLQEEIFDILDREADGSDSLEGFVLCHSIAGGTGSGMGSFMLESLADRFPKKLIETYSVFPNQDEISDVVVQPYNSLLTLKRLTQCADCVVVLDNTALNRIASDRLHIQNPSFTQINKLVSTIMSVSTTTLRYPSYMNNDLVGLIAPLIPTPRLHFLMTGYTPLTTDQEGASVRKTSVLDVMRRLLQPKNMMVSTALDRNAAHCYISILNIIQGEVDPTQVHKSLQRIRERKLAQFIPWGPASIQVALSRKSPYIQSTHRVSGLMLANHTNISSLFDRALQQYDKLRKREAFLEQFRKEKMFEDNLDELDHSRQVVEDLVKEYQAATRPDYLTWSPVKSD; encoded by the exons ATGCCGTGTGAAATGATAACGTTGCAGCTGGGCCAATGTGGAAACCAGA TTGGGTTTGAGTTCTGGAAAAGACTTTGTGCCGAGCATGGGATAAATCCTGAAGGTATCCTCGAGGATTATGCAACAGAAGGAACGGATAGAAAAGATGTATTTTTCTACCAATCAGATGATGAACACTACATTCCACGTGCCGTTCTCCTAGATCTCGAGCCTAGAGTCATACACACTATTATGAATTCACCGTACTCCAAG CTCTATAATCCagagaatatttatttatcaaaacaTGGAGGTGGAGCCGGAAACAATTGGGCATCTGGCTATCATCAGGgtgaaaaacttcaagaggaaatattcgatattctAGATAGAGAAGCAGATGGCAGCGACAGCCTggag GGATTTGTTTTGTGTCACTCCATTGCCGGAGGCACAGGCTCAGGCATGGGTTCTTTCATGTTGGAAAGCTTGGCGGACAGGTTTCCTAAAAAGCTGATAGAAACGTATAGTGTGTTCCCAAACCAGGATGAGATCAG cGATGTTGTTGTGCAGCCTTATAACTCGCTGTTGACACTAAAGCGGCTGACACAATGCGCAGACTGCGTCGTTGTCCTGGATAATACAGCTCTCAATCGAATTGCATCCGATCGTCTACACATACAGAATCCGAGCTTTACACAAATCAATAAACTCGTTTCCACCATTATGTCAGTTAGCACAACCACACTCag GTATCCCTCATATATGAATAACGATTTGGTTGGACTTATTGCACCACTCATACCCACCCCAAGGTTACACTTTCTCATGACGGGATACACTCCACTTACCACCGACCAAGAG GGAGCCTCAGTTCGCAAAACTTCGGTCCTGGATGTTATGAGACGGCTACTGCAGCCTAAAAATATGATGGTTTCAACTGCTCTGGACCGAAACGCAGCTCACTGTTACATATCGATCTTGAATATCATACAG GGAGAAGTTGATCCAACACAAGTGCACAAGTCTCTTCAAAGAATCAGGGAGAGAAAACTGGCACAATTTATACCTTGGGGACCAGCCAGCATACAAGTTGCACTATCGAGAAAATCCCCATACATACAGAGCACTCACAGAGTTTCTGGACTCATGCTTGCAAATCATACCAACATATCTTCG CTTTTTGATCGAGCTCTTCAACAATACGACAAGTTACGAAAGCGAGAAGCCTTTTTGGAGCAATttcgtaaagaaaaaatgtttgaggATAATCTAGATGAATTGGACCATTCGCGTCAAGTGGTTGAAGACCTCGTCAAGGAGTATCAGGCTGCTACCAGGCCAGATTATCTAACGTGGAGTCCTGTGAAGAGCGA CTAA
- the LOC105688416 gene encoding nucleoporin Nup188: protein MSIAPMGNLPYCKGLWSVISGTTCRCDKDLVKDEIKNATLLLKDGLEFFKPFSEASLKKVQSTNPPSRMYDVICKLSPMLNLDATIAWDLVCNFMLYEYRNCAETFASQLADATTTKALIEDIWNFYYSERLTLIKCLKLVVEYRDNKRHPHRMEFTEFLNQVLLGDLLKSVQRQIEALKFINAPVRTQLFTDEHLHKLYNNCLIEIRELLHIFTIILHDIHVADSEFNRIYGSISGEPRRLISSKSHEDKAAVSKKLGQIHFSQTALLLVGLDVVKHSGMEEWIRGVRSHMWDTFEHKCMRDSTPQDGPLLLAWMLANYAIESDNPDMLNSFRPFGIRAIQLNVFYYLQDLLESEMIQEDTQYSVIVRSSVYNLLTLLCSYIEEDKISQLPGVFNATAAVLSYPETAARFWNEREDGLWSLYKCAVECFPYKFEPLTAIATGLAKAGTKSAEKLMLELENLASITMEVSRYQDPSLAFVPYEQDCTIHQNSFIIPAGCRHTTVEMGNEKKVVVWFTKASYWDAFHHKIEELFSEAGGGIVNVSDAKTNLPDKVLQGFKLLKALLAANVEIGQSMVIPTELSFEVINRFSYATLPINIYKIVAECMSISSKLVLKYPADILSRMRADVYPRFNNWYQKTQEFAQAISFDGGLVASWLSGIETIEHKYPILAAYLDILSNYLVIKHSKEAMYSMEIPGMVFLLQGVLPKLDSWYFALDSERVDLWLQSMFCLHHALDSNIPKSEMRNELQLVVAYSLLYLEPRHALLKLVRTGERILQSRMATETDWISGRGYKIIKSVQLALSVVNRLLMFRKSLGLGLEERSPLEVALYTSPCLPNGLLIVPTIVNYLYVWFSPSLQAMAVRLLKKFAEGFSMSLLVCMGMDGTTIRETFASRLMSPTCAAEVKVAILELVAVCLERQPGLTEALFNIMHRAERNRIFPRPADEFLTQGCSQFLDLYLKRIYEEEGIIYDRLYYSTMVLLHAMWYHRNEILVNYFRKRTNFWTHLFAPLFRDLVPDTRGYSQLLDIMTLELFKSPSLESDFLVNLKKLLDKDEKYLINIAQYVLSRFLEQSSDKCLDSSVDNLKIKSPLYEANLKSWYDFIVRLTDNKISRNYPISTTQAQFITSLALDGLSAHLKQPHSPKMLVLLASLCLRCVTAWKQTCVGDSQSFKMKLIELIQDTVQSYQGYNKILRHTLLSLIVGCVRVIKSTLAKDSSTLEFLLGNASVLASLEIEELAKAAKGEAAIRGEIAEKGMDNGTETLKAVRGCIPATLTVCMVTQLLQLYIEHVKNQRATCTQLQRMIQELMTCVGITLQRRPYFRFSRAALAALGVIARSLYSTQLIDNSLIAKLWLSLLPPSDLRNSVLDCLYDDCTGSHWRCQDWWPLYALGLELLTALVTRENCMIYTPIIVMFLGPHEHQLVEVSMLLRHTADPLAADVVQSLVALTSSMAVQPIIWNSIQPSVRESLFKCIYLAYDSTVNLLLRPRILKFIIDGISVESAEELQSCDEKLPSGELTLLVNKLIIINSMCAQSFIRLSPKINTLIDTVYLQDFWYTPMAETNFGPPQMSMSSGPQLTYGTIISSTQLFTQALHSRLTVTSPRKSLSREDSVDSAKREWERATPENLRRIQMRDLKKILNPDFVSGNPEFTGYITGLDITVPLLSSPRLIRRPYDPLICENTILSRATALVPGKHITRGGSPINSQNTRSTSPWYACMEVNNTRLALEVNLTLLLCQALEGIKSPRLNPRDQQLIARETTTEMGVFFEFLRHQGTSDSWQVEASLVDAERTIPVSCPEASSPLPARLMDQSTICKVPKNVILNCEEEEEETCEEDVEERLKDDVLTTGSFQGTTNTTQFLPLLGKLLKSVVESQDSAQYG from the exons ATGAGTATCGCTCCCATGGGAAATCTGCC ATACTGCAAAGGCTTATGGTCAGTTATTTCGGGAACAACCTGTCGCTGTGATAAGGATCTAGTTaaagatgagataaaaaatgcaACGTTACTGCTAAAAGATGGTCTCGAGTTTTTCAAACCATTTTCAGAGGCGTCTCTGAAAAAAGTCCAATCAACAAATCCTCCATCCAGAATGTACGACGTCATCTGCAAGTTATCCCCGATGCTG aatcTCGATGCAACGATAGCCTGGGACTTAGTATGCAATTTCATGTTgtacgaatatcgaaattgTGCCGAAACCTTTGCTTCCCAGCTGGCAGATGCTACTACAACAAAAGCCCTTATAGAAgatatttggaatttttattattctgaaCGACTGACGTTGATTAAGTGCCTCAAGCTCGTAGTCGAGTACAGAGATAACAAAAGGCACCCCCATAGAATGGAGTTCACAGAGTTTCTCAATCAGGTTTTATTGGGCGACTTGCTGAAATCGGTTCAAAGGCAAATAGAAGCtctaaaatttataaacgcaCCTGTTCGAACGCAGCTTTTCACTGACGAACATCTACACAAACTTTACAATAATTGCCTAATTGAAATACGTGAACTCTTACATATCTTCACCATCATTCTACATGACATACACGTTGCAGACTCGGAATTCAACAGAATATATGGGAGCATCAGC GGAGAACCAAGGCGTTTAATTAGTTCAAAAAGTCACGAAGACAAGGCGGCGGTATCCAAAAAACTTGGACAGATACACTTCAGTCAGACGGCTCTGCTTCTCGTTGGACTCGATGTGGTGAAACA CAGTGGGATGGAAGAATGGATCCGAGGCGTGCGGAGCCACATGTGGGATACGTTTGAGCACAAATGTATGCGAGATAGTACACCGCAAGACGGGCCTTTGCTTCTTGCCTGGATGCTTGCAAACTATGCGATCGAATCAGACAACCCAGATATGTTGAACAGTTTCAGACCGTTTGGGATCCGAGCAATTCAGCTGAACGTTTTTTACTATCTGCAAGATTTACTGGAGAGCGAAATGATCCAAGAAGATACTCAGTACTCTGTGATAGTGAGGAGCAGTGTGTACAACCTGCTAACACTTCTTTGTTCATATATAGAAGAGGACAAAATCAGTCAACTTCCTGGCGTTTTTAACGCGACTGCAGCTGTACTTAGCTACCCAGAAACTGCCGCAAGGTTTTGGAATGAAAGGGAAGACGGACTGTGGAGCTTATACAAGTGCGCCGTCGAGTGTTTTCCATACAAGTTTGAACCTCTTACCGCTATTGCTACTGGCCTGGCTAAGGCTGGAACAAAAAGCGCGGAAAAG ttGATGTTGGAGCTTGAGAATCTTGCTTCTATAACTATGGAAGTTTCGCGATATCAGGATCCTAGCTTGGCTTTTGTACCATATGAACAAGATTGCACCATCCATCAAAACTCATTCATTATTCCCGCGGGATGTCGACACACTACGGTCGAGATGGGTAATGAAAAGAAGGTTGTAGTTTGGTTCACAAAGGCAAGTTATTGGGATGCCTTTCACCACAAGATAGAAGAACTGTTTTCCGAAGCTGGAGGAGGAATAGTAAACGTTAGCGATGCGAAAACGAATTTACCAGACAAGGTTTTACAGGGTTTCAAACTACTCAAAGCCCTACTCGCGGCTAATGTCGAAATCGGTCAAAGTATGGTAATACCGACAGAATTGAGCTTTGAGGTAATCAACAGATTCTCTTACGCTACTCTACCGATCAACATTTACAAAATAGTTGCCGAATGCATGTCAATTTCTTCAAAACTAGTCCTCAAGTATCCAGCAGATATTTTATCACGTATGCGCGCTGACGTTTACCCAAGATTCAATAATTGGTACCAAAAGACCCAAGAATTTGCCCAAGCCATTTCTTTTGACGGAGGGTTGGTTGCATCTTGGTTATCAGGAATCGAGACCATCGAACACAAGTATCCCATCCTTGCTGCATATCTGGATATCCTCTCAAACTACCTCGTTATAAAGCATAGCAAAGAAGCAATGTACTCCATGGAGATTCCGGGTATGGTTTTCCTACTCCAAGGAGTTCTGCCCAAACTAGATTCATGGTACTTTGCACTAGATTCGGAGCGGGTCGATTTATGGTTGCAGAGTATGTTCTGTTTGCACCATGCCCTGGACTCGAATATCCCAAAATCGGAAATGAGAAACGAACTGCAACTTGTCGTTGCATACAGTCTCTTGTATCTCGAGCCCCGTCATGCCCTTCTGAAGCTAGTCAGAACAGGAGAACGGATTTTACAGAGCAGAATGGCGACGGAAACCGACTGGATCAGCGGTCGGGGATACAAAATAATCAAAAGCGTTCAACTCGCTTTGTCGGTCGTAAATAGACTCTTGATGTTCAGAAAAAGCCTGGGATTGGGCCTGGAAGAAAGATCCCCTCTTGAAGTCGCCTTGTACACATCTCCCTGCTTGCCCAACGGATTGCTAATTGTGCCTACGATTGTGAACTACCTGTACGTCTGGTTTAGCCCCTCGCTGCAAGCAATGGCTGTGAGGCTACTAAAAAAGTTCGCCGAAGGCTTCTCCATGTCGCTTTTAGTCTGCATGGGAATGGACGGCACGACCATCAGGGAAACTTTTGCATCAAGACTCATGTCTCCGACCTGCGCTGCAGAGGTAAAAGTTGCAATATTGGAGCTCGTTGCTGTCTGCCTGGAGAGACAGCCTGGCCTGACGGAAGCGCTTTTCAATATAATGCATCGTGCAGAACGCAACAGGATCTTTCCCAGACCtgccgatgaatttttaacacAAGGTTGCAGCCAGTTCTTGGACTTGTATCTAAAAAGGATTTACGAGGAGGAGGGCATCATCTACGATAGATTGTATTACAGCACAATGGTCTTGCTACATGCCATGTGGTACCATCGCAACGAAATTCTAGTCAACTACTTCAGGAAACGTACGAATTTTTGGACACACCTCTTCGCCCCGTTATTTAGAGACTTAGTTCCTGATACCAGAGGGTATTCTCAGTTGCTGGATATAATGACATTAGAGTTATTCAAGAGTCCATCTCTAGAGAGCGACTTCTTAGTTAACCTGAAGAAGCTTCTTGACAAGGATGAGAAGTATTTGATAAACATTGCCCAGTACGTGTTGAGCAGATTCCTAGAGCAGAGCTCTGACAAGTGCCTTGATAGTTCTGTCGACAacctaaaaattaaatcgcCACTTTACGAGGCCAACTTGAAATCGTGGTATGATTTTATCGTTAGGCTAACGGATAACAAGATCAGCAGAAACTATCCCATTTCGACTACTCAGGCTCAATTTATTACCAGTCTTGCTCTAGATGGCTTGTCCGCCCATCTAAAACAGCCTCACAGTCCAAAGATGCTCGTTTTACTCGCCTCGTTGTGCCTAAGGTGTGTGACTGCCTGGAAACAGACGTGCGTTGGCGATTCGCAATCattcaaaatgaaattgattgaattaatACAGGACACGGTGCAGTCCTATCAAGGATACAACAAAATTCTCAGGCACACTTTGCTTTCCCTAATCGTGGGTTGTGTAAGAGTGATTAAAAGCACTCTGGCAAAAGATAGTTCAACTTTGGAGTTCCTTTTGGGAAATGCAAGCGTTTTGGCTAGCCTGGAGATAGAAGAATTGGCAAAGGCAGCTAAGGGTGAAGCTGCGATCCGTGGGGAGATTGCAGAGAAGGGAATGGATAATGGAACTGAGACGCTGAAAGCAGTGCGCGGATGTATTCCAGCAACGCTCACTGTCTGCATGGTAACGCAGTTGCTGCAGCTGTACATCGAGCATGTTAAAAATCAGCGAGCGACTTGCACGCAGCTGCAGAGAATGATCCAAGAGCTTATGACTTGTGTTGGCATTACTCTGCAAAGACGCCCGTATTTCAGATTCAGTCGTGCAGCTCTAGCTGCCCTCGGAGTCATAGCTCGATCCTTGTACAGTACTCAGCTCATCGACAATAGTCTGATTGCAAAATTGTGGCTCAGTTTACTTCCACCAAGCGATCTGAGAAACAGCGTTTTGGACTGCCTCTATGAT GATTGCACGGGCAGCCATTGGCGTTGCCAGGATTGGTGGCCGCTCTATGCGCTGGGACTGGAGTTATTGACGGCACTTGTGACTCGTGAAAATTGCATGATTTATACTCCGATTATCGTCATGTTTTTGGGTCCTCACGAGCACCAGCTTGTCGAAGTGTCAATGCTACTCAGGCACACCGCAGATCCCCTAGCTGCAGATGTTGTTCAGTCTCTTGTTGCCCTCACTTCTAGCATGGCTGTACAACCAATCATTTGGAACTCGATACAGCCCAGTGTTCGAGAATCACTATTT AAATGCATCTACTTAGCCTACGACAGCACAGTGAATCTGCTACTGCGTCCTCGTATATTGAAATTCATAATTGACGGTATCAGTGTCGAGAGTGCAGAAGAGCTGCAGTCGTGTGACGAAAAGCTACCTAGCGGGGAACTGACATTGTTGGTCAATAAGCTgattataataaattcgaTGTGCGCTCAAAGCTTCATTCGATTATCACCAAAAATAAACACGCTGATCGATACGGTCTACTTGCAAGACTTCTGGTACACGCCAATGGCAGAAACGAATTTTGGACCACCACAGATGAGCATGAGCTCTGGGCCGCAACTTACTTACGGGACAATAATCAGCTCCACGCAGTTATTCACGCAAGCCTTACACTCTCGGTTGACGGTAACTTCACCACGAAAATCCCTAAGCAGAGAGGACAGTGTGGATTCAGCCAAAAGGGAATGGGAACGTGCCACTCCTGAAAACTTAAGACGAATTCAGATGAgggacttgaaaaaaatactcaacCCTGATTTCGTCTCAGGTAATCCGGAATTCACCGGCTACATAACTGGCCTGGACATTACCGTGCCACTGCTGAGTAGTCCAAGATTGATAAGGAGACCCTATGATCCCTTGATATGTGAGAATACAATTTTGTCAAGAGCCACTGCACTCGTACCTGGAAAACACATCACAAGAGGAGGAAGCCCGATAAATTCTCAAAACACGCGGTCCACGAGTCCCTGGTACGCGTGTATGGAGGTGAATAATACAAGGCTCGCCTTGGAAGTTAATCTAACACTTCTATTATGCCAAGCACTGGAGGGCATCAAGAGCCCTCGACTGAATCCAAGGGATCAGCAATTGATAGCTAGAGAAACTACTACGGAAATGGGTGTATTTTTTGAGTTTCTCAGACACCAAGGTACCTCAGACAGTTGGCAAGTCGAAGCTTCTTTGGTCGATGCCGAAAGAACGATTCCGGTATCTTGCCCCGAAGCTAGTTCACCTCTGCCCGCAAGGTTGATGGACCAGAGTACCATATGCAAAGTGCCTAAAAATGTTATATTGAACTgtgaagaggaggaggaggaaactTGCGAGGAGGATGTAGAGGAACGCTTGAAAGATGACGTACTAACAACAGGCAGCTTTCAAGGCACCACGAACACCACCCAGTTCTTACCACTGCTTGGCAAACTGTTAAAATCTGTTGTTGAATCTCAAGATTCAGCGCAATATGGATAA
- the LOC105688418 gene encoding tRNA (adenine(58)-N(1))-methyltransferase catalytic subunit TRMT61A, whose translation MSFDRSKEFVEEGDEVILFLGVSQMYSLEATPTIVNKRGETVDYVFQTSYGALKVATLVGAKYGTKVDLSRGWAYILQPTPDLWTLTLKHRTQIIYTPDISNIVYLMDLEPGSVVIETGTGSGSLSHALIGAIKPHGHLYTFDFHAQRVALATIEFDKHGLAPYVTVQQRDACQDGFGENLKEKVNAVFLDLPHPWLTINHAIKCFRKSGGKLCSFSPCIEQVQKTCDSLATAGFVEIKTYECLQKELTVQYKTVPVLSLECLKNKQTDGKNLKNGREAGGQERLVTVSHAHSLPGHTGYITIATLPPSSMRNC comes from the exons ATGAGTTTTGATAGATCAAAAGAGTTTGTAGAGGAAGGTGACGAAGTCATCCTTTTTCTCGGAGTTTCACAAATGTACTCCTTAGAGGCAACACCGACGATAGTTAACAAACGAGGAGAAACAGTGGATTACGTCTTCCAAACTAGTTACGGAGCCCTCAAAGTTGCCACATTGGTAGGAGCCAAGTATGGAACCAAAGTGGATCTTTCTCGAGGATGGGCATACATCCTTCAGCCAACACCGGACCTTTGGACGCTGACTCTCAAACACAGAACCCAGATAATCTATACACCCGACATTAGTAACATCGTCTACCTCATGGATCTGGAACCGGGAAGTGTGGTCATTGAAACAG gaACTGGAAGTGGATCTCTCTCACATGCTCTAATCGGTGCCATAAAACCACATGGTCATTTGTACACGTTTGATTTCCATGCGCAACGAGTCGCACTAGCTACAATTGAATTTGACAAACATGGATTAGCACCGTATGTTACTGTACAGCAAAGAGATGCCTGCCAAGATGGATTTGGTGAAAATCTCAAAGAAAAAGTCAATGCCGTATTCCTGGACTTGCCACATCCGTGGCTGACCATTAATCACGCAATAAAATGCTTCCGAAAATCAG gTGGAAAACTTTGCTCATTTTCACCGTGTATCGAACAGGTACAAAAGACTTGCGATAGTCTTGCTACAGCTGgatttgttgaaataaaaacctaTGAATGTCTGCAAAAAGAGTTGACTGTCCAATATAAAACAGTGCCAGTCTTGAGTCTGGAGTGTTTGAAGAATAAG CAAACCGATGGCAAAAATCTCAAGAATGGCAGAGAGGCTGGTGGACAGGAGAGACTGGTAACCGTGTCACATGCCCATTCGCTGCCAGGTCATACTGGATACATCACAATCGCTACCCTACCTCCATCAAGCATGCGGAATTGTTAG